One part of the Xylanimonas allomyrinae genome encodes these proteins:
- a CDS encoding 3,4-dihydroxy-2-butanone-4-phosphate synthase, producing the protein MTHASGVTLEGDQHDGDLADAVDAIAAIRRGEMVVVVDDADRENEGDLIVAAEHATPGVVNFMIANGKGLVCLALTGGRAEELRGWHDRAPRPLS; encoded by the coding sequence ATGACACACGCGAGCGGCGTGACCCTTGAGGGTGACCAGCACGATGGCGACCTGGCGGATGCGGTCGACGCGATCGCTGCCATCCGCCGCGGCGAGATGGTTGTCGTCGTCGATGACGCAGACCGAGAGAACGAGGGCGACCTGATCGTCGCCGCGGAGCACGCCACGCCGGGCGTGGTCAACTTCATGATCGCGAACGGCAAAGGTCTCGTCTGCCTCGCGTTGACCGGAGGACGCGCCGAAGAGCTCCGGGGCTGGCACGACCGGGCGCCGCGGCCGCTGTCGTGA